From the genome of Hymenobacter cellulosilyticus, one region includes:
- the fsa gene encoding fructose-6-phosphate aldolase — translation MKFFIDTANLKDIQEAVDLGVLDGVTTNPSLMAKEGIKGTDNVMAHYKQICEIVDGDVSAEVIAVDFEEMVREGEMLADLHPNIVVKVPMTRDGVKAIKYFSEKGIKTNCTLIFSAGQALLAAKAGATYVSPFVGRLDDIGHDGLLLVQQIVDIFSNYGYPTQVLAASVRHVPHLIQCAEMGADVVTCPLNVITGLLKHPLTDAGLATFLADHKKVNS, via the coding sequence ATGAAATTCTTCATTGACACCGCCAACCTCAAGGATATCCAGGAAGCCGTAGACCTCGGCGTACTCGACGGCGTGACGACCAATCCGTCCTTGATGGCCAAAGAGGGCATCAAAGGCACCGACAACGTAATGGCCCACTACAAGCAGATCTGCGAAATCGTAGATGGCGACGTATCGGCCGAGGTGATTGCCGTGGACTTTGAGGAAATGGTGCGGGAAGGGGAGATGCTGGCCGATCTGCATCCCAATATCGTGGTGAAGGTGCCCATGACCCGCGACGGGGTGAAGGCCATTAAGTACTTCTCCGAAAAAGGCATCAAGACCAACTGCACCCTGATTTTCTCGGCCGGTCAGGCCCTGCTGGCCGCTAAGGCCGGTGCTACCTACGTGTCGCCCTTCGTGGGCCGCCTCGATGATATCGGGCACGACGGCCTGCTACTGGTGCAGCAAATCGTGGACATCTTCAGCAACTACGGCTACCCCACCCAGGTGCTGGCCGCCTCCGTGCGCCACGTACCCCACCTGATTCAGTGCGCCGAAATGGGCGCCGATGTGGTGACTTGCCCCTTGAACGTAATTACTGGTCTGCTTAAGCACCCGCTTACCGACGCCGGCCTGGCCACTTTCCTGGCCGACCACAAGAAGGTAAATTCGTAA
- a CDS encoding glycosyltransferase family 2 protein, translating into MPESGLSVLIPVYNRNVTTLVCTLLEQLPDWGGPVEIVCLDDASAPEFQELNRLLAVWPAVRYQELPRNVGRSAIRNQLAAAARFPWLLLLDNDSLLPDDQFVARYAQARALAPVLIGAPPTTRCRPLSPSCGCAGTTAITAKPARPGGASKSPTDSLR; encoded by the coding sequence ATGCCTGAGTCCGGTCTTTCGGTGCTGATTCCGGTGTACAACCGCAACGTAACCACGCTGGTATGCACGTTGCTGGAACAGCTGCCCGACTGGGGCGGCCCCGTCGAAATCGTGTGCCTGGACGATGCCTCCGCCCCGGAGTTTCAGGAGCTCAACCGGCTACTGGCCGTATGGCCCGCCGTACGCTACCAGGAGTTGCCCCGCAACGTAGGCCGCTCGGCTATTCGTAACCAGCTGGCCGCTGCCGCCCGCTTTCCCTGGCTGCTTTTGCTCGACAACGACAGTCTGCTGCCCGACGACCAGTTTGTGGCCCGCTACGCCCAGGCCCGCGCGTTGGCTCCCGTTCTGATTGGGGCACCACCTACGACCCGCTGCCGCCCGCTGAGCCCGAGCTGCGGCTGCGCTGGCACTACGGCCATAACCGCGAAGCCCGCCCGGCCCGGCGGCGCCAGCAAGAGCCCTACGGACAGCTTACGCTGA
- a CDS encoding DUF6565 domain-containing protein: MFKKHLSIHALATLLLLGGATFTQTSCSQADKKEVGQESDQAYEDFKTFVSTAETQADNVGDKAEADYERETTEMKSEFDAKVAAVDKYADQYDDTRRQEIEQLRTRYTTAYDKRDMAWKNRPNAVAGTSTGGTTTRLYESAAGKYGGLTAANIRGTYEAFTAQIKQNEDRYGIEDWRTVNADWKALDDRYDQIKNEVSTADRAEIAKEKAKYAAFKSYDKTEARVAQGADAVRGEANEVSAETRDERQAVGTAAANTAADVKDAGKSVGQKIGNAAKKVGEKTKEGYKEVKSEVKNTDND, from the coding sequence ATGTTTAAGAAGCACTTATCCATACATGCGCTGGCCACACTGCTGTTGCTCGGCGGCGCCACCTTCACCCAGACCAGCTGCTCGCAGGCCGATAAAAAAGAGGTGGGCCAGGAAAGCGACCAGGCCTACGAGGATTTCAAAACCTTCGTGAGCACCGCCGAAACCCAGGCCGACAACGTAGGCGACAAGGCCGAGGCGGACTATGAGCGCGAAACGACGGAAATGAAAAGCGAATTCGACGCCAAAGTAGCGGCCGTCGACAAGTACGCCGACCAGTACGACGACACCCGCCGTCAGGAAATCGAGCAGCTGCGCACCCGCTACACCACCGCCTACGACAAGCGCGACATGGCCTGGAAAAACCGCCCCAACGCAGTGGCCGGTACCAGCACGGGCGGCACTACCACCCGCCTGTATGAGTCGGCCGCTGGCAAGTACGGTGGGCTGACGGCCGCCAACATCCGCGGCACATACGAGGCCTTCACGGCCCAGATCAAGCAAAACGAAGACCGGTACGGCATTGAAGACTGGCGCACTGTGAATGCCGACTGGAAAGCCCTCGACGACCGGTATGACCAGATCAAGAATGAGGTGAGCACCGCCGACCGGGCCGAAATTGCCAAGGAAAAAGCCAAGTATGCGGCCTTCAAGTCGTATGACAAAACTGAAGCCCGCGTAGCCCAGGGTGCTGATGCCGTACGCGGTGAGGCCAATGAGGTATCAGCCGAAACCCGCGACGAGCGGCAGGCTGTGGGCACCGCAGCCGCCAACACCGCTGCAGACGTGAAAGACGCGGGCAAAAGCGTAGGTCAGAAGATTGGCAACGCCGCCAAGAAAGTTGGCGAGAAAACCAAGGAAGGTTACAAGGAAGTGAAGTCGGAAGTAAAGAACACCGACAACGACTAA
- a CDS encoding cell division ATP-binding protein FtsE: protein MPTSSTPVIELHDVYVMQDVNTILQKVSFTLDKGEFAYLVGRTGSGKSSLLKTLYADLPMGGGAGAVAGFGLQKLGADKVPFLRRKLGIIFQDFQLLFDRTVAENLLFVLKATGWSGKAKIQQRISEVLMRVGLAGSASKMPHQLSGGEQQRVVIARALLNEPVLLLADEPTGNLDPDVADSIMRLFVEINNAGTAVLMATHNYQIIRQYPKRILKCENGQLLDSTRVAVTLPE from the coding sequence ATGCCCACTTCCTCCACGCCGGTAATTGAGCTCCACGACGTGTACGTGATGCAGGATGTCAACACGATTCTGCAGAAAGTCTCTTTTACGCTCGACAAGGGCGAGTTTGCCTATCTGGTGGGGCGCACCGGCTCGGGTAAAAGCTCCCTGCTCAAAACCCTCTACGCCGACCTGCCCATGGGTGGGGGCGCTGGGGCCGTGGCTGGTTTTGGCCTGCAGAAGCTGGGGGCCGACAAGGTGCCGTTTCTGCGCCGCAAGCTGGGCATCATCTTCCAGGATTTCCAGCTGCTGTTCGACCGCACGGTGGCTGAAAACCTATTATTTGTATTGAAAGCCACTGGCTGGAGCGGCAAGGCCAAGATTCAACAGCGCATTTCTGAGGTGCTGATGCGGGTGGGCCTGGCTGGATCGGCCAGCAAAATGCCCCACCAGCTTTCCGGCGGTGAGCAGCAGCGCGTGGTTATTGCCCGGGCTCTGCTTAATGAGCCAGTGTTGCTGCTGGCCGATGAGCCCACCGGCAACCTCGACCCCGACGTGGCCGACAGCATCATGCGGCTGTTCGTGGAAATCAACAACGCCGGCACGGCCGTGCTCATGGCTACCCACAACTACCAGATTATCCGGCAGTATCCCAAGCGGATTCTGAAGTGCGAGAACGGGCAGCTGCTCGACTCGACCCGCGTAGCCGTGACTTTGCCCGAGTAA
- a CDS encoding fructose-6-phosphate aldolase, translating to MYIIKVKGKAKIPDYIQLRDENFVLIAYFRADRPLKDLHRYGLEGKEDALAAVIEGLSFGKLQKLELA from the coding sequence ATGTATATCATCAAAGTAAAGGGCAAGGCCAAAATTCCGGATTACATCCAGCTGCGCGACGAGAACTTTGTGCTCATTGCCTACTTCCGGGCCGACCGGCCGCTCAAGGACCTGCACCGCTACGGGCTGGAAGGCAAGGAAGACGCGCTGGCAGCCGTCATTGAGGGCCTGTCGTTTGGTAAATTGCAGAAGCTGGAGCTGGCGTAA